The following are encoded together in the Kribbella voronezhensis genome:
- a CDS encoding class I SAM-dependent methyltransferase: protein MAYSSTDHKAATWKSRCAVGGVGRIVSAMSERTASRIVLDNQRYWEALAPHRKGEPVESVRSGSVLNENERAAVGDVRGRRVLQLACSVGDEALTFAQMGADVTAVDLAPSHLATGRAKAEALGLVVDFREQDMMKLDQDVTGFDLVFISWGGLCWAPDIDAWARLIAKRINPGGSLVISEHHPLWEVLTVAGDGHLSVSGDYFGSGRDGYADPLKAPEITRTLGVPDLPHRSFVWSIGSVVSAVLAAGMTVRSLQEFAEADMYPGLGDADACIPATYLLTAVR, encoded by the coding sequence GTGGCGTATTCGTCCACCGACCACAAAGCCGCAACCTGGAAATCGCGATGCGCCGTCGGCGGAGTTGGTCGTATTGTCTCGGCCATGTCGGAGCGAACTGCGTCGCGGATTGTGCTTGACAACCAGAGGTACTGGGAGGCGCTGGCTCCGCACCGCAAAGGAGAACCGGTCGAGTCCGTCCGGTCCGGCAGCGTGCTGAACGAGAACGAGCGGGCCGCGGTCGGCGATGTTCGAGGGCGCCGGGTCCTGCAGCTGGCCTGCTCGGTGGGGGACGAGGCGCTGACGTTCGCTCAGATGGGGGCAGATGTCACCGCCGTCGACCTTGCGCCGAGCCACCTGGCTACGGGGAGGGCGAAGGCCGAAGCTTTGGGCCTGGTCGTCGACTTTCGAGAGCAGGACATGATGAAGCTGGACCAGGACGTCACTGGGTTCGACCTGGTCTTCATCTCCTGGGGTGGCTTGTGCTGGGCACCAGACATCGACGCTTGGGCACGGCTGATAGCCAAACGGATCAATCCTGGCGGCTCGCTGGTGATCAGTGAGCATCATCCCTTGTGGGAGGTGCTTACTGTCGCGGGCGATGGTCATCTGAGCGTCAGCGGCGACTACTTCGGTTCGGGTCGCGACGGTTATGCCGACCCACTCAAAGCACCGGAGATCACCAGGACGCTAGGAGTTCCGGATCTTCCGCACAGGAGTTTTGTCTGGAGTATCGGCAGCGTCGTCAGTGCGGTGCTGGCGGCGGGCATGACGGTTCGGTCGTTGCAGGAGTTTGCCGAAGCCGACATGTACCCCGGTCTCGGCGACGCCGATGCTTGTATTCCGGCGACCTATCTCCTGACCGCAGTCCGCTGA
- a CDS encoding HSP90 family protein — MGSENFQVDLHGIVDLLSNHLYSSPRVYLRELLQNAVDAITARQAAEPQAPARIDVRTGPDRLSITDTGIGLRPDEVRELLATIGRSSKRDEIGFARTEFLGQFGIGLLSAFMVADEIEVLTHPTAGPTTRWVGTADGRYTISEADPAEETGTTVTLKARRGAEQWFKQATVIELIKLFGALLPLEIRVDGERVTEGKAPWENTGATQRAELVGYAQDKLGFTPFDVIPLNNPAAGLTGVAFVLPFPANPAERATHRVYLKRMLLAEGVEGLLPDWAFFVRAVIDTSELRPTASREALFDDGNLEETREALGAQLRGWLVRLGSTDPQKLDRFLAIHQLGVKALALHDDELLRLVHRWLKFETNHGRMTSAELHERYGEIRYAATIEEFRQLAAVAAAQQLTVVNGGYTYDSELLERLPDVVPGLAVSRFDPTELSTSFDSLDPETELALRPFVRLAQEALDAVGCEVVVRAFDPAGLPAIYLVDRSAQFAAELRSTKSKADALWSEVLGALDTHDDSRPQLVLNHRSPLVRRMAGLADPELARLAVEGLYGHALMLGYHPIGPADSALVNRSFLGLLDQAVPTQEDPK, encoded by the coding sequence ATGGGGAGCGAAAACTTCCAGGTTGATCTGCACGGGATCGTCGATCTGCTGAGCAATCACCTGTACAGCAGTCCGCGGGTCTACCTGCGAGAACTGCTACAGAACGCCGTGGACGCGATCACAGCGCGGCAGGCCGCTGAGCCACAGGCGCCCGCGCGGATCGACGTACGGACCGGCCCGGATCGGCTCAGCATCACCGACACCGGGATCGGGCTCCGACCTGACGAGGTACGGGAACTGCTCGCCACGATCGGGCGGAGTTCGAAGCGGGACGAGATCGGGTTCGCGCGGACCGAGTTCCTCGGCCAGTTCGGCATCGGTCTGCTGTCGGCCTTCATGGTCGCCGACGAGATCGAAGTACTGACGCACCCCACCGCCGGTCCGACCACCCGCTGGGTCGGTACGGCGGACGGCCGCTACACCATCAGCGAGGCAGACCCGGCCGAAGAAACCGGTACTACGGTGACGCTCAAGGCTCGCCGTGGTGCCGAACAATGGTTCAAGCAGGCCACCGTCATCGAGCTGATCAAGCTCTTCGGTGCCTTGCTCCCGCTCGAGATCCGCGTCGACGGTGAGCGGGTCACCGAAGGCAAAGCGCCCTGGGAGAACACCGGGGCGACTCAACGGGCCGAGCTCGTCGGGTATGCACAGGACAAGCTCGGGTTCACCCCGTTCGACGTCATTCCACTCAACAACCCGGCAGCCGGACTCACCGGGGTCGCCTTCGTGCTGCCCTTCCCCGCCAACCCGGCCGAGCGCGCCACGCACCGCGTCTACCTCAAGCGGATGCTGTTGGCCGAGGGTGTCGAGGGTCTCCTGCCGGACTGGGCGTTCTTCGTCCGGGCTGTCATTGACACGTCCGAGCTGCGTCCGACCGCGAGCCGCGAGGCGCTCTTCGACGACGGCAATCTCGAGGAAACCCGCGAGGCTCTCGGAGCACAGCTGAGAGGCTGGCTGGTACGCCTCGGCAGCACGGATCCGCAGAAGCTCGACCGCTTCCTGGCGATCCACCAGCTCGGCGTGAAGGCACTCGCGCTGCACGACGACGAACTGCTCCGGCTGGTTCACCGCTGGCTCAAGTTCGAGACCAACCACGGCCGGATGACCTCGGCCGAACTGCACGAGCGGTACGGCGAGATCCGGTACGCCGCGACGATCGAGGAGTTCCGCCAGCTCGCCGCGGTCGCCGCCGCCCAGCAACTCACGGTCGTCAACGGTGGCTACACCTACGACTCCGAACTGCTCGAACGGCTGCCCGACGTCGTACCGGGCCTGGCCGTCAGCCGGTTCGATCCGACCGAGCTGAGCACCAGCTTCGACAGTCTCGACCCGGAAACCGAGCTCGCGCTCAGGCCGTTCGTCCGGCTGGCCCAGGAGGCCCTCGATGCGGTCGGCTGCGAGGTCGTCGTCCGTGCCTTCGACCCCGCTGGGCTGCCGGCGATCTATCTGGTCGACCGGTCCGCCCAGTTCGCCGCCGAGCTGCGGTCCACGAAGAGCAAGGCCGACGCGCTGTGGTCCGAAGTACTCGGTGCCCTCGACACCCATGACGACAGCCGCCCGCAACTCGTCCTGAACCATCGCAGTCCCCTCGTACGCCGGATGGCCGGCCTGGCGGATCCCGAGCTCGCGCGTCTCGCGGTCGAAGGCCTCTACGGGCACGCTCTGATGCTCGGCTACCACCCGATCGGCCCGGCGGACTCCGCACTGGTGAATCGATCCTTCCTCGGCCTGCTGGATCAGGCTGTCCCGACCCAGGAGGACCCGAAATGA
- a CDS encoding Rv2578c family radical SAM protein: MRWAGQQIDAETPGALPGLGSIAGLVRSVTTPEFRGVTFHEVVARSALNSVPGTGLPFNWTVNPYRGCTHACRYCFARPTHRYLELDQGLDFDQQIVVKTNIADVLRRELARPSWRGEQVALGTNTDPYQRAEGRYRLMPGIIEALADSGTPLSILTKGTLLKRDLALLTAAAERVPVGIGISLALGDEDLRKRLEPGVPSVRGRLDLIRAVREAGLPCGVMVAPVLPWMTDSSDQLDALLGDLADAGATGVTTLVLHLRPGVKEWFMGWLAQERPDLVKRYEDLYSRGTNASPSYRRAFQDKVRPLLDKHGFGSSSRHRSRANSTPVTPRKQLGIVDVPGNGSESGWGEPDPTHARFRGPRKRAAPVPAVGPDLNQDTLF, encoded by the coding sequence ATGCGATGGGCTGGACAGCAGATCGACGCGGAGACCCCGGGGGCACTGCCGGGGTTGGGGTCGATCGCGGGCCTGGTGCGGAGCGTGACGACGCCGGAGTTCCGCGGGGTGACGTTCCACGAGGTGGTCGCGAGGTCGGCGCTCAACTCGGTGCCGGGCACCGGGCTGCCGTTCAACTGGACCGTCAATCCGTACCGCGGATGCACGCACGCCTGCCGTTACTGCTTCGCCAGACCGACCCACCGCTACTTGGAGCTGGATCAAGGCCTGGACTTCGACCAGCAGATCGTGGTGAAGACCAACATCGCCGACGTACTGCGCCGGGAGCTCGCCAGACCGTCATGGCGCGGCGAGCAAGTTGCCCTGGGCACCAACACCGATCCCTATCAACGGGCCGAGGGCCGCTACCGCCTGATGCCCGGCATCATCGAGGCGCTGGCAGACTCCGGTACGCCGTTGTCGATCCTCACCAAGGGCACGTTGCTCAAACGCGACCTCGCCCTGCTCACCGCGGCCGCCGAGCGCGTGCCGGTCGGAATCGGCATCTCGTTGGCCCTCGGAGACGAAGACCTCCGCAAACGCCTGGAACCAGGCGTCCCCTCGGTACGCGGCCGCCTCGACCTGATCCGCGCAGTACGCGAGGCCGGCCTGCCCTGCGGTGTGATGGTGGCGCCCGTCCTCCCGTGGATGACCGACTCCTCGGATCAGCTCGACGCCTTGCTCGGTGACCTGGCGGACGCCGGCGCGACCGGAGTGACCACGCTCGTCCTGCACCTACGACCCGGCGTGAAGGAATGGTTCATGGGCTGGCTTGCTCAGGAACGCCCGGACTTGGTGAAGCGCTACGAAGACCTCTACTCCCGCGGCACCAACGCGTCGCCGAGCTACCGCCGAGCTTTTCAAGACAAGGTTCGTCCATTGCTCGACAAGCACGGCTTCGGATCGTCATCCCGCCACCGCTCCCGCGCCAACAGCACACCGGTAACTCCGCGCAAGCAACTCGGAATCGTCGACGTCCCGGGCAACGGCTCAGAGTCCGGCTGGGGAGAACCAGACCCCACCCACGCCCGCTTCCGAGGACCCCGCAAGCGTGCTGCTCCGGTCCCAGCAGTTGGCCCGGATCTCAACCAGGACACGCTTTTCTAG
- the map gene encoding type I methionyl aminopeptidase: MVDLKTAAEIDRMRAAGQVVATALTAVKKEAAVGVSLRELDEVARDVLRSAGAVSLFDGYQPGFATIPFSGVICTSVNDAVLHGLPSDLRLADGDLLNVDCGASIDGWCADSATSFIVGTPNAQDLELIATTEEALAAGIAAAVPGARLGDIGAAIGAVGQRAGVGTNLDFGGHGIGRRMHEDPHVPNGGQPGRGLKLRPGHVIAIEPWFWHGPGSVYVIDKDGWTLRSADHTRGAHAEHTVAITDAGPQILTQR; the protein is encoded by the coding sequence ATGGTCGATTTGAAGACGGCGGCCGAGATCGATCGGATGCGCGCCGCCGGCCAGGTCGTCGCCACGGCGCTGACCGCGGTGAAGAAGGAAGCCGCCGTCGGCGTCTCGCTCCGCGAACTGGACGAGGTCGCCCGCGACGTACTCCGATCCGCCGGGGCCGTGTCGCTCTTCGACGGGTACCAACCCGGTTTCGCGACCATCCCGTTCAGCGGTGTCATCTGCACTTCCGTGAACGACGCAGTACTGCACGGCCTGCCCAGCGACCTCCGCCTCGCCGACGGCGACCTGCTGAACGTCGACTGCGGCGCCTCGATCGACGGCTGGTGCGCCGACTCCGCCACCAGCTTCATCGTCGGTACGCCGAACGCGCAGGACCTCGAGTTGATCGCCACCACAGAGGAGGCGCTGGCAGCAGGGATCGCCGCCGCGGTTCCGGGCGCGCGCCTCGGCGACATCGGTGCAGCGATCGGCGCGGTCGGCCAGCGTGCCGGCGTCGGCACCAACCTCGACTTCGGCGGCCACGGCATCGGGCGGCGCATGCACGAGGACCCACACGTACCGAACGGCGGCCAACCAGGCCGCGGCCTGAAACTCCGCCCCGGGCACGTCATCGCCATCGAACCCTGGTTCTGGCACGGCCCCGGCTCGGTCTACGTCATCGACAAAGACGGCTGGACCCTCCGCTCCGCCGACCACACCCGAGGAGCCCACGCCGAACACACCGTCGCCATCACCGACGCCGGGCCTCAGATCCTCACGCAACGCTGA
- a CDS encoding rRNA adenine N(6)-methyltransferase family protein, which translates to MPGSGQARGAWGWHPLDSRWAQRVVDSAGISPGELVLDVGAGLGALTAPLVRAGAQVVAVELHPGRADRLRRRFADAPVTVVRADAGDLRLPSRPFRVVSSPPYGISTSLLKRLLAPGSRLVSADLVLQRAVVNRWTAGAAPGAARWSQYYDLSIGIRLPRKAFTPPPHVDSAVLLIRRPTRRT; encoded by the coding sequence GTGCCCGGCTCCGGGCAGGCGAGGGGTGCCTGGGGATGGCATCCGCTCGATAGTCGTTGGGCCCAGCGGGTCGTGGACTCGGCCGGGATCAGTCCCGGTGAGCTCGTCCTCGATGTCGGAGCCGGCCTCGGCGCGTTGACAGCGCCGCTGGTTCGGGCCGGGGCTCAGGTGGTCGCCGTGGAGCTCCACCCTGGTCGTGCCGATCGGTTGCGCCGGCGGTTCGCGGATGCACCGGTGACGGTGGTTCGTGCTGATGCCGGCGATCTCCGGTTGCCCAGCCGACCGTTCCGGGTGGTCTCCAGTCCGCCGTACGGAATCTCCACCTCGTTGCTGAAGAGGTTGCTCGCGCCGGGGTCACGCCTGGTCTCGGCCGACCTCGTCCTGCAGCGCGCGGTGGTGAACCGGTGGACCGCCGGTGCCGCACCAGGGGCCGCCCGCTGGTCGCAGTACTACGATCTTTCGATCGGGATTCGCCTTCCTCGTAAGGCTTTCACCCCACCGCCACACGTCGATTCCGCTGTCCTGCTCATCCGTCGTCCTACTCGCAGAACATGA
- a CDS encoding ABC transporter ATP-binding protein: MRQILPVASSADVRRYARSLARRHPRALLVALGLHALAAVSGLVAPRLIGGLVEDVQHGTTASKVNQVILVIAVFVVVQSLLTRWARFRSFALGEEVLAELREDFVDNALALPIGTVESAGTGDLLTRTSRDVDALSKTVRLAIPETIVAFVTVLFTVGAALLVGVWVLVPLLALVPVLALSTRWYLRRAKDGYLRENAAYAQMTSSLAETVEGARTVEALQRYEQRVRQSDKDIRGSYDAERYTLSLRTIYFPVVEIGYLVPVVGTLLFGGWLHLGGHVSLGAVTAGVLYVNQLIDPVDRLLSWMDELQIGGASLARLIGITDVPDDRTPSGRRPNGELVEARDVRFSYVDGRDVLHGVDLVVQPGERIAMVGPSGAGKSTLGRLVAGIHPPRAGSVNVGGVGMTELPLDELRKQVALVTQEHHVFVGTLRDNLSMARSDASDDQLLAALEAVDAREWTLALPSGLDTRVGSGEHTLTPAQAQQLALARLVLADPHTLVLDEATSLIDPRAARHMERSLAAVLEGRTVIAIAHRLYTAHDADRVAVVEDGRITELGSHDDLVAQNGSYAALWHSWHG, from the coding sequence GTGAGACAGATCCTGCCTGTCGCGAGTTCGGCGGACGTCCGCCGGTATGCGCGCAGTCTGGCCCGGCGCCACCCGCGGGCCCTGCTGGTCGCCCTCGGCCTGCACGCGTTGGCCGCGGTGTCCGGTCTGGTCGCCCCGCGGCTGATCGGTGGACTGGTCGAGGACGTGCAGCACGGAACCACCGCGAGCAAGGTCAACCAAGTGATCCTGGTGATCGCAGTGTTCGTGGTGGTGCAGTCGCTGCTCACCCGGTGGGCCCGGTTCCGCTCGTTCGCGCTTGGTGAGGAGGTGCTCGCCGAGCTGCGCGAGGACTTCGTCGACAACGCGCTGGCGCTGCCGATCGGGACAGTCGAGAGCGCCGGCACGGGCGATCTGCTGACTCGGACGTCGCGGGACGTGGACGCCCTGTCGAAGACAGTGCGTCTGGCCATCCCGGAGACGATTGTCGCTTTCGTGACTGTGTTGTTCACGGTCGGTGCCGCGCTGCTCGTCGGCGTGTGGGTGCTCGTGCCGCTGCTCGCTCTCGTCCCGGTGCTCGCGCTGAGCACCAGGTGGTACCTGCGCCGTGCGAAGGACGGGTACCTGCGCGAGAACGCGGCGTACGCGCAGATGACGAGCTCGCTCGCCGAGACGGTCGAGGGTGCTCGGACGGTCGAGGCTCTCCAGCGGTACGAGCAGCGCGTGCGCCAGTCGGACAAGGACATCCGCGGCTCGTACGACGCCGAGCGGTACACCTTGTCCCTCCGGACCATCTACTTTCCGGTGGTCGAGATCGGGTACCTCGTTCCGGTCGTCGGGACATTGTTGTTCGGCGGCTGGCTGCACCTCGGCGGGCACGTCTCGCTGGGCGCGGTCACGGCCGGCGTGCTCTACGTCAACCAGTTGATCGACCCGGTGGACCGGCTGCTCTCCTGGATGGACGAGCTACAGATCGGCGGTGCCTCGCTCGCCCGGCTGATCGGCATCACGGACGTGCCGGACGACCGGACGCCTTCCGGCCGTAGGCCCAACGGCGAGCTGGTCGAGGCGCGCGACGTCCGGTTCTCGTACGTCGACGGGCGCGACGTGTTGCACGGCGTCGACCTGGTGGTTCAGCCGGGCGAGCGGATCGCCATGGTCGGCCCGTCGGGTGCCGGCAAGTCGACACTCGGCCGCCTGGTCGCTGGGATCCATCCGCCGCGGGCCGGATCGGTGAACGTCGGTGGCGTCGGCATGACCGAGCTGCCCCTGGACGAGCTGCGCAAGCAGGTCGCGCTGGTCACCCAGGAGCACCACGTCTTCGTCGGCACACTGCGGGACAACCTCTCGATGGCGCGCTCGGATGCTTCGGATGACCAGCTACTGGCGGCGTTGGAAGCAGTGGACGCGCGGGAGTGGACTCTGGCGTTGCCGTCCGGTCTGGACACCCGCGTTGGCTCGGGTGAGCACACGCTGACCCCGGCCCAGGCGCAGCAGTTGGCGTTGGCGCGCCTGGTGCTGGCCGATCCGCACACGCTGGTGCTCGACGAGGCGACCTCACTGATCGACCCGCGGGCCGCGCGGCACATGGAGCGTTCGCTGGCCGCCGTACTGGAAGGCCGGACCGTGATCGCGATCGCCCACCGCCTCTACACGGCCCACGACGCCGACCGGGTCGCCGTGGTCGAGGACGGCCGAATCACCGAACTAGGCAGCCACGACGACCTGGTAGCCCAGAACGGCTCCTACGCCGCGCTCTGGCACTCCTGGCACGGCTGA
- a CDS encoding ABC transporter ATP-binding protein: MKQLPVADPGTPDHRSPARYLWWVARGQKTTLLGGMAFGILWMGSQAFIPAILGKAIDEGVADRNGERLVLWTVALTAVGVVQALAGIMRHRFAVANWLSAAYRTVQVVTRKSADLGATLPKNLATGEVVSIGAGDLSYIGNLMEVCARFAGSIVSFAVVAVILLQSSTVLGLVVLIGVPVMLFALGPMLRPLHRKQFAQRQAVGELNSLGSDIVSGLRVLRGIGGEDSFSRRYRDESQGVRRAGVQVARIQSALDATQVLLPGIFVVAVVGLGAHFALKGELSAGTLLAFYGYAMFLVLPLRTATEFANQLMRGLVAAGRVNRVMVLTPDVVDPAEPVTLPDRGDLVDPVSGIRAREGLLTAIVSAEADLAAVLADRLGRYDETSEVRYGGVTLASATRADVRRRILVSDTGTQLFTGTLRDELDPAHRRTDEELLAAIRTASAEDVLVALPDGLDSEVEEKGRSFSGGQRQRLILVRALLADPSVLVLVEPTSAVDAHTEMRIAERLAEHRAGRSTVVLTSSPLLLDRVDEVIFVADGRVVAVGKHRQLLEEQPQYRSTVTRQTEDEEVPA, from the coding sequence ATGAAACAGCTTCCTGTGGCCGATCCCGGTACGCCCGATCACCGTTCGCCTGCCCGCTATCTGTGGTGGGTGGCGCGCGGTCAGAAGACCACGCTCCTGGGCGGGATGGCGTTCGGAATCCTGTGGATGGGGTCACAGGCCTTCATCCCCGCGATCCTGGGCAAGGCCATCGACGAGGGCGTCGCTGATCGCAACGGCGAGCGGCTGGTGCTGTGGACCGTCGCGCTGACCGCTGTCGGGGTCGTGCAGGCGCTGGCCGGCATCATGCGGCACAGGTTCGCCGTGGCGAACTGGCTCTCCGCCGCGTATCGGACGGTTCAGGTGGTGACGCGGAAGTCGGCCGACCTCGGCGCGACCCTGCCGAAGAACCTGGCCACCGGCGAGGTGGTCAGCATCGGCGCGGGCGACCTGTCCTACATCGGCAATCTGATGGAGGTCTGCGCCCGGTTCGCCGGCTCGATCGTCTCCTTCGCCGTGGTCGCGGTGATCCTGCTGCAGTCGTCGACCGTGCTCGGTCTCGTGGTGCTGATCGGTGTCCCGGTGATGCTGTTCGCGCTCGGTCCGATGCTGCGGCCGTTGCACCGCAAGCAGTTCGCCCAGCGGCAGGCGGTCGGCGAGCTGAACTCCCTCGGCTCCGACATCGTCTCCGGCTTGCGCGTACTGCGTGGCATCGGCGGCGAGGACTCGTTCTCCCGGCGCTACCGCGACGAGTCGCAGGGTGTCCGCCGGGCCGGTGTCCAGGTGGCCCGGATCCAGTCCGCCCTGGACGCCACCCAGGTTCTCCTTCCGGGCATCTTCGTGGTGGCCGTCGTCGGTCTGGGCGCCCACTTCGCGCTGAAGGGTGAGCTGAGCGCCGGCACCCTGCTTGCTTTCTACGGCTATGCCATGTTCCTGGTGCTGCCGTTGCGGACGGCGACAGAGTTCGCCAACCAGCTGATGCGCGGCCTGGTCGCGGCCGGCCGGGTGAACAGGGTGATGGTGCTGACCCCCGACGTGGTGGATCCGGCCGAGCCGGTCACGTTGCCGGACCGCGGCGACCTGGTCGACCCCGTCTCCGGCATCCGCGCCCGCGAGGGCCTGCTCACCGCGATCGTGTCCGCCGAGGCCGACCTCGCCGCAGTGCTGGCCGACCGCCTCGGCCGCTACGACGAGACCAGCGAGGTCCGGTACGGCGGGGTCACGCTGGCCAGCGCGACCCGGGCGGACGTGCGCAGGCGGATCCTGGTGAGCGACACGGGCACTCAGTTGTTCACCGGGACCCTGCGCGACGAGCTCGACCCGGCACACCGGCGTACGGATGAGGAGTTGCTGGCCGCGATCCGGACGGCGTCGGCCGAGGACGTTTTGGTCGCGTTGCCGGACGGGCTCGACTCCGAGGTCGAGGAGAAGGGCCGCTCGTTCTCCGGTGGGCAGCGGCAGCGGCTGATCCTGGTTCGCGCTCTGCTGGCCGATCCGTCGGTGCTGGTGCTGGTCGAGCCCACCTCCGCGGTGGACGCGCACACGGAGATGCGGATCGCTGAGCGGCTGGCGGAGCACCGGGCCGGCCGCAGCACCGTAGTACTGACTTCCAGCCCGTTGCTGCTGGATCGTGTCGACGAGGTGATCTTCGTCGCGGACGGACGAGTGGTTGCTGTTGGCAAGCATCGGCAGCTGCTCGAGGAGCAACCGCAGTACCGCAGCACAGTGACCAGGCAGACCGAGGACGAGGAGGTGCCGGCGTGA
- a CDS encoding glycerophosphodiester phosphodiesterase family protein, with protein MLVIAHRGASGYRPEHTPSAYRLAAALGADYLEPDLVATLDGVLVARHENEISGTTDVADHAVFADRRITKIVDGTAVTGWFVEDFTYEELRTLRAKERMPALRAANTAYDGRELIPTFDEVVALARQESARLGRPIGVIPEIKHPAYFRHLGLPLEELLAERLAALGLCKGEAMVQSFEPTSLRRLSVMTSVPLVQLVDSENAPNDFLRSGDGRTFLDLIAPSGLREISTYAQVLAPHKDLVIPRTASGALGEPTKLVDQAHRAGLAVQLWTFRAERRFTPTGLDMAAELARFAATGIDGVFADHPDIAVAAAARTAVKV; from the coding sequence ATGCTGGTGATCGCGCATCGTGGAGCGAGTGGCTACCGACCGGAACACACCCCCTCGGCGTACCGCCTGGCGGCCGCGCTGGGGGCCGACTACCTGGAGCCCGACCTGGTCGCCACGCTCGACGGCGTCCTGGTGGCCCGGCACGAGAACGAGATCTCCGGTACGACGGACGTCGCGGACCACGCGGTGTTCGCGGACCGGCGGATCACCAAGATCGTCGACGGGACGGCCGTCACCGGCTGGTTCGTCGAGGACTTCACCTACGAGGAACTACGTACGCTCCGGGCCAAGGAGCGGATGCCGGCGCTGAGGGCGGCCAACACGGCGTACGACGGCCGGGAGCTGATCCCCACCTTCGACGAGGTGGTCGCGCTGGCGCGGCAGGAGTCCGCAAGGCTCGGCCGCCCGATCGGGGTGATCCCGGAGATCAAGCACCCGGCGTACTTCCGGCACCTCGGTCTGCCGCTGGAGGAGCTCCTCGCCGAGCGGTTGGCAGCGCTGGGGCTGTGCAAGGGCGAGGCGATGGTTCAGTCGTTCGAGCCGACGAGTCTGCGGCGGCTGTCGGTGATGACGAGCGTGCCGCTAGTGCAGCTGGTCGACTCCGAGAACGCACCGAACGATTTCCTGCGAAGCGGTGACGGCAGGACGTTCCTGGACCTGATCGCGCCATCCGGGCTGCGCGAGATATCGACGTACGCGCAGGTACTGGCGCCGCACAAGGACCTGGTGATCCCACGCACGGCCAGTGGCGCCTTGGGGGAGCCCACCAAGCTGGTGGATCAAGCGCACCGGGCAGGGCTCGCTGTGCAGCTCTGGACCTTCCGCGCCGAACGCCGCTTCACCCCGACCGGCCTCGACATGGCCGCCGAACTGGCCCGCTTCGCGGCCACCGGCATCGACGGCGTCTTCGCCGACCATCCGGACATCGCAGTAGCAGCTGCCGCGAGAACGGCAGTCAAGGTCTAA
- a CDS encoding M48 family metalloprotease, whose amino-acid sequence MQTDAGVTRCPQCAQQVPVDPRYVTWCDKCDWNVDPSATDRPEPTWRQRLEHRLADTLYRELEHGHLHRPGWDAARIGAWLLSGLVLLLPLAALLAGIALLVFYRPLWLSILLALIPLSLALLLRPRAHRLDPDAHLVERDSAPTLFALLDELARTIGTKPVTAVVVDPEPTVYFARIGWRFRPVIGLGLPLWAGLGPQERVAILAHELGHGKNGDARHGWMVNAAGSVLYELRQTFSEQPLDRYRQELADAMWADPTPAGLVTRIVNATVGGGVRSYSWLLGKLDLRSSQRAEYLADRKAAEIAGSDATAWALERTLLADASYRALERSLRFDKGIQPLEAVRRAVAEVPAREIERRVRLSRLQDTRIDSTHPPTYLRTKLIRARPAQRALVVLTNDRSRAIDGELATTADAVLKELRTELR is encoded by the coding sequence GTGCAGACAGATGCCGGGGTGACGCGCTGTCCGCAGTGCGCCCAGCAAGTCCCCGTAGACCCGCGGTACGTCACCTGGTGCGACAAGTGCGACTGGAACGTCGACCCGTCGGCCACTGACCGCCCCGAGCCGACCTGGCGCCAGCGCCTGGAACACCGGCTCGCTGACACCCTGTACCGCGAACTGGAGCACGGCCACCTCCACCGACCCGGCTGGGACGCCGCCCGGATCGGCGCCTGGCTACTGTCGGGCTTGGTCCTTCTACTGCCCCTGGCCGCCCTGCTGGCCGGGATCGCACTACTTGTCTTCTACAGACCTCTCTGGCTGAGCATCCTGCTGGCGCTGATTCCGCTCAGCCTCGCCCTGCTGCTCCGGCCGCGAGCGCACCGTCTGGATCCGGACGCCCACCTCGTCGAGCGGGACAGTGCACCGACGCTGTTCGCTCTGCTGGACGAACTCGCCAGGACCATCGGCACCAAGCCGGTTACCGCGGTGGTCGTCGATCCTGAGCCCACTGTGTACTTCGCGCGCATCGGCTGGCGCTTCCGGCCCGTGATCGGTCTCGGACTGCCACTGTGGGCAGGGCTCGGACCGCAGGAGCGGGTCGCGATCCTCGCGCACGAGCTCGGTCACGGCAAGAACGGTGACGCCCGGCACGGCTGGATGGTGAATGCCGCGGGTTCTGTGCTCTACGAGCTGCGGCAGACCTTCAGCGAGCAGCCTCTCGATCGGTACAGGCAGGAACTCGCTGACGCGATGTGGGCGGATCCGACCCCCGCAGGCCTGGTGACCAGGATCGTCAACGCGACCGTGGGCGGCGGCGTACGGAGCTACTCCTGGCTGCTCGGCAAGCTGGACTTGCGGAGCAGCCAGCGGGCCGAGTACCTCGCCGACCGCAAGGCCGCCGAGATCGCCGGCTCGGACGCCACCGCCTGGGCACTCGAGCGGACGCTGCTCGCCGATGCCTCCTACCGTGCGCTCGAGCGGTCCCTGCGCTTCGACAAGGGCATCCAACCGCTGGAGGCCGTACGGCGTGCTGTCGCCGAGGTACCCGCGCGTGAGATCGAGCGACGCGTCAGGCTCAGCCGACTCCAGGACACCCGGATCGACTCGACCCACCCACCGACGTACCTGCGGACCAAGCTGATCCGTGCAAGGCCGGCCCAGCGCGCGCTCGTAGTACTGACGAATGACCGGAGCCGCGCGATCGATGGCGAGTTGGCGACGACGGCTGACGCAGTACTGAAGGAGTTGCGGACCGAGCTGCGTTAG